A single genomic interval of Oryza sativa Japonica Group chromosome 7, ASM3414082v1 harbors:
- the LOC4344133 gene encoding uncharacterized protein, whose amino-acid sequence MARPAAVAAATGRRCKAAPAPPEKHLNRFVRIIAFIERAGNGLGTLVFTWATVVILGGFSTMLTVREFNCATLLALLEATRMFSQNSRLEYQFFFRTRGAFRRPRLIRLVLIVCMTEAMVIVMAKFRFANFRLAKFRWSPTPVYHLGPVKVTPFIILGMTMSLFVVAKLVCPVILKLFGDPQLRAVSLWSPLAAILLLVPCLFLETSIPHPDRLPRLKEYFALLLTAVIIVTITKLQFRCITSLVNSPCGHKMSFLHPVILFLCMCAVIAILGYLFSDSAYIVAPMAFFLIFALVLESFGNLQIPAAVARVVIAMIQPTTVICVQSILTAVTQRTSGIYIGIPKNCTREHAYPDGTLGDTKKNVKFSLDVFYVIVLTQGALYIVACVLEMFSFIPKIHLVRQSRFRRKWGRKCVDMYYSYIFEQCVSGGALAPRIMELTSFAMDFTNSNSPSNQLYGIQMLHSFLKRKRTKALLLLRLTTSTETLNTLITMLGWTSPEDAQVRLLATKVIVELSRSLQVIGIPGSMQNISSLLDTENQLRRRNPLLYTYYSQEGKEGTIVDTGDGQEHIDQDHPHNNNRLNSWMLGCWQLISKHKKIPKEKTFIEHDLLPVLGMSILETLAECDPDNCAEISRARDLIQKIIGYTNETQPKILKGSSLKLLTKLSNTGGEIGITLRQKMSDHPFLLRNLAEILGDIEGSQEHKKLAAEILRNLADDGNTSQEIGSTRVIISRLIQAFLAQHPPSNTNSDRSLQITAGQALAMLAMESINNCSAMLKEPGYSFIRELTAMIQDDRYKYVAASLLQNLCLHAQSKLSSSDLTELSHSLRKVLERITDTTVATELEVLIGLSSQICHVVPEDFARELEHYQIKERFVKKLVEALNANVKPTAHCPRIRRVIVEQVIYMMENNCSYANCFNECQMMEALTVVEETPSKVEKYRLFMGDAGLMEYSMPLSNLVARAKEELMHHVT is encoded by the exons ATGGCGCGcccagccgccgtcgccgcagctACTGGGCGACGGTGCAAggcggcgccagcgccgccggAGAAGCACCTGAACCGCTTCGTCCGCATCATCGCGTTCATAGAGAGGGCCGGCAACGGCCTAGGCACGCTGGTGTTCACATGGGCAACAGTCGTCATCCTCGGCGGCTTCTCGACGATGCTCACCGTACGGGAGTTCAATTGCGCGACGCTGCTGGCTCTCCTGGAAGCCACAAG GATGTTCAGCCAAAACAGTAGACTTGAGTACCAGTTCTTCTTCAGGACAAGGGGAGCTTTCAGGCGTCCTCGCCTGATCAGATTGGTTCTGATTGTATGCATGACTGAGGCCATGGTAATCGTCATGGCAAAGTTCAGATTTGCAAATTTCAGATTGGCAAAGTTCCGATGGAGCCCAACTCCAGTCTATCATCTAGGTCCGGTAAAGGTAACACCGTTTATAATCCTGGGTATGACCATGTCCCTGTTTGTAGTTGCCAAGCTTGTATGCCCAGTGATCCTTAAGCTGTTCGGCGACCCACAACTCAGAGCTGTATCACTATGGAGTCCCCTGGCTGCAATCCTATTGTTGGTCCCCTGTCTGTTCCTGGAAACATCAATACCCCATCCAGACAGATTGCCTAGATTAAAGGAATATTTCGCATTGCTCCTCACGGCAGTGATCATAGTGACAATAACCAAGTTGCAATTTCGATGCATAACCTCACTAGTGAATAGTCCTTGTGGCCACAAGATGTCATTCTTGCATCCAGTGATTCTGTTCTTGTGCATGTGCGCTGTAATAGCAATATTGGGATACCTGTTTTCGGACTCTGCCTATATAGTAGCACCAATGGCCTTCTTCCTGATATTTGCTTTGGTATTAGAGTCATTTGGCAACTTGCAGATACCAGCAGCGGTCGCACGTGTTGTGATAGCAATGATACAACCAACAACGGTCATCTGTGTCCAAAGTATTTTGACAGCAGTGACGCAGCGAACATCAGGTATCTATATCGGCATTCCGAAGAATTGCACCAGAGAACATGCATATCCTGACGGTACTTTAGGAGATACCAAGAAAAATGTCAAGTTCTCTCTTGACGTCTTCTATGTAATAGTCCTTACCCAAGGGGCACTCTATATTGTGGCATGTGTTCTCGAGATGTTTTCATTCATCCCCAAGATACACTTAGTTCGTCAAAGCAGGTTCAGACGGAAGTGGGGAAGGAAATGTGTTGACATGTACTATTCGTACATATTCGAGCAATGTGTTTCCGGAGGTGCGCTTGCTCCAAGGATCATGGAACTGACCAGCTTCGCCATGGATTTCACAAACTCAAACTCACCCAGCAACCAGCTCTATGGGATTCAAATGCTGCACAGCTTTCTGAAAAGAAAGCGCACCAAGGCACTTCTGCTCTTGAGACTCACCACCTCCACAGAGACATTGAACACACTAATCACCATGTTGGGCTGGACAAGTCCAGAGGATGCACAAGTCAGATTGCTTGCCACAAAGGTCATCGTCGAGCTTTCAAGGAGCCTCCAAGTTATTGGTATCCCTGGGTCAATGCAGAACATATCTTCACTTCTGGACACCGAAAACCAATTGAGACGACGAAATCCGCTACTTTACACATATTACAGCCAGGAGGGAAAAGAAGGTACGATTGTGGACACAGGTGATGGCCAAGAGCATATTGACCAAGATCATCCTCATAACAACAACCGACTGAACTCCTGGATGCTTGGTTGCTGGCAATTGATTTCAAAGCACAAAAAAATTCCAAAGGAGAAGACATTCATAGAGCATGATCTCCTTCCTGTACTGGGAATGTCAATCCTAGAGACACTTGCAGAATGTGATCCTGACAACTGTGCGGAAATCAGCAGAGCAAGAGACCTCATCCAGAAGATTATAGGGTACACTAACGAGACGCAGCCAAAAATACTGAAAGGTTCATCACTGAAGTTGCTGACAAAGCTCTCAAACACTGGTGGGGAAATTGGTATAACACTTCGGCAGAAGATGTCAGATCATCCCTTCCTGTTGAGAAACCTGGCAGAAATCTTGGGTGACATTGAAGGCAGCCAAGAACATAAGAAGCTGGCAGCAGAGATCCTTAGAAACCTTGCCGATGATGGAAACACAAGTCAGGAGATAGGTTCAACCCGAGTGATCATTAGCAGGTTGATCCAGGCATTTCTTGCACAACATCCACCATCAAACACAAATTCCGACCGGTCGCTACAAATAACGGCTGGTCAAGCACTAGCCATGCTAGCGATGGAAAGTATCAACAATTGCTCAGCAATGTTGAAAGAACCAGGATATTCATTCATTAGAGAGCTCACTGCCATGATCCAAGATGACAGATACAAATATGTGGCTGCAAGTCTTCTGCAAAATCTATGCTTGCATGCTCAATCCAAGCTCAGCAGCTCAGACTTGACAGAACTATCTCATTCCTTGCGAAAG GTTTTGGAAAGAATAACTGACACAACAGTCGCAACAGAACTAGAAGTCCTTATTGGCCTTAGTTCACAAATATGCCATGTCGTTCCTGAAGACTTTGCCCGGGAACTAGAGCATTATCAGATTAAGGAAAGATTTGTGAAGAAACTAGTTGAGGCACTGAATGCAAATGTGAAACCTACTGCCCACTGCCCCAGGATCAGGAGGGTGATAGTTGAGCAAGTTATATATATGATGGAAAACAATTGTAGCTATGCGAACTGTTTCAATGAATGCCAGATGATGGAAGCACTCACGGTGGTAGAAGAGACACCTTCAAAGGTTGAAAAGTACAGGCTCTTCATGGGGGATGCAGGACTAATGGAATACAGCATGCCACTCTCTAATCTTGTCGCTAGAGCAAAGGAAGAATTAATGCATCATGTAACATGA
- the LOC9272496 gene encoding uncharacterized protein isoform X2: protein MFTGPNNKSDYQLFFRTRGAFRSLGGNGLIVIVYFWGATLSIRASNLHYVPRIVLIITVMVLLVVGQILFRLGRKPRTCNWWPRRAISLWSPVVAILLLAFAVLRYYDGAIIMWMAYGVLVVAVILATVGRLRFPIIINLVHSALGSRHVFWRRIFLNSCMLAAIVMPLFVDDPDLRKAMVAVDICAVPILSLGNFQIPAALVRVMLAGLRLGEESYNGEGDTANLFTSLQIFYGMVFAQGLLYVFAGMVEFLFSFITRRSLVRHGGLTGQWGVESVDLYYEYAFSKYMKGGLFAPERISLSNFAIDSLNSDLSKNQLYGVWMMHIFLQRHPTREQLLEKLNTSAQTMARLISMLDWTRRNEHPTIRLYAAKVVAELAKSLRVVIVPGAMQLVSTLLDTDGKPEKGHPLLDADDYQDPFVDTTVKQEKRQDATGHHQGKTQETLGDTDRLLETPNRSTRTNAQTSILRCWRKISAYWSIPKEQPLTDNDLLPALGMSIVYNLVGCDQNNLLEIDRVTDLIPKITGFTSFRSAIMNSESQQKVLLKSSLKVLQRLTRIEGEIGITLRYKISKHPFLFRNLAEILGDSSSNQELRKLVAGILRNLAIDRDTRQEIGQMQMLITMLMKAFLDSSRSFSSNVDCLLPKVAGQALVMLSSENPHNCFVMLKEPDFINKLKNMILIHDDKYIYVAVSLLRNMCLHAQPELTESDLKELSHTLGEVLERIMDAEGAELEILIGLSSQICKLIPEEFSQELEHGQIKRRFIKRLVDTLNANMNPSSHCPGIRRVVLEQSIYMMEYNSHYANCFNEYQMMDALSIVELTPSRAENYMVFLGDTGFMECNTPLSALADRAKELMGRQWLQGINSAN, encoded by the exons ATGTTCACCGGCCCCAACAACAAATCCGATTACCAATTGTTCTTCCGGACAAGAGGTGCTTTCAGATCCCTTGGCGGCAACGGACTGATCGTGATCGTATACTTTTGGGGTGCAACGCTGAGCATTCGTGCTTCGAACTTGCATTACGTGCCACGTATAGTGCTTATAATCACGGTAATGGTTCTACTTGTTGTTGGCCAGATTCTATTTCGATTAGGTCGAAAACCACGTACCTGTAACTGGTGGCCACGCCGTGCGATCTCCCTATGGAGCCCCGTGGTGGCTATCCTGTTGCTGGCTTTCGCAGTGCTTCGATATTATGATGGTGCAATAATCATGTGGATGGCGTATGGAGTTCTAGTTGTGGCTGTGATCCTAGCAACAGTAGGCAGGCTGCGGTTCCCAATCATCATCAACCTTGTACACAGTGCACTGGGCAGCAGACACGTATTTTGGCGTCGGATTTTTCTAAACTCGTGTATGCTTGCTGCAATAGTGATGCCGCTTTTCGTGGATGATCCAGACCTTCGAAAGGCGATGGTCGCGGTCGATATATGTGCTGTGCCAATACTGTCACTTGGCAACTTCCAGATTCCAGCAGCACTCGTGCGTGTCATGCTCGCGGGTTTGCGCCTTGGTGAAGAGAGCTATAACGGTGAAGGTGACACAGCAAACCTTTTCACATCTCTACAAATCTTCTATGGAATGGTGTTTGCCCAAGGACTGCTTTACGTTTTTGCCGGCATGGTGGAGTTTCTCTTCTCGTTCATCACTCGGAGATCCCTCGTCCGCCATGGTGGACTTACAGGTCAGTGGGGGGTGGAATCTGTCGATCTGTACTACGAATACGCCTTCAGCAAATACATGAAAGGAGGCCTGTTTGCTCCAGAGAGGATCAGCCTCAGTAACTTCGCCATTGATTCTCTGAATTCTGACCTGTCCAAGAATCAGCTATACGGGGTCTGGATGATGCACATTTTTCTGCAAAGACACCCAACAAGGGAACAACTCCTGGAGAAGCTCAACACTTCAGCGCAGACAATGGCCAGGTTGATCAGCATGTTGGACTGGACAAGGAGAAACGAACATCCAACTATCAGGTTGTATGCTGCGAAGGTTGTTGCAGAGCTCGCAAAGAGCCTTCGAGTTGTAATCGTCCCTGGGGCGATGCAGCTAGTATCTACGCTTCTGGATACTGATGGCAAACCGGAAAAAGGACACCCACTTCTGGATGCAGATGATTACCAAGATCCTTTTGTTGATACAACAGTAAAACAAGAGAAAAGACAGGATGCAACTGGCCATCACCAAGGCAAAACACAAGAGACACTTGGGGACACTGATAGGCTGTTGGAAACACCGAACAGATCAACACGCACCAACGCCCAAACATCCATATTACGATGTTGGCGGAAAATATCAGCATACTGGTCAATTCCCAAGGAGCAGCCGTTGACAGACAACGATCTTCTCCCTGCATTGGGCATGTCAATAGTTTACAACCTTGTTGGTTGTGATCAAAATAACCTTTTGGAAATCGATAGAGTAACTGACCTGATCCCTAAAATCACTGGATTCACAAGCTTCAGAAGTGCAATCATGAATTCTGAATCACAACAGAAGGTTCTCTTAAAGTCATCACTGAAGGTGCTGCAGAGACTCACAAGAATTGAAGGGGAAATTGGCATAACGCTGCGGTACAAGATATCAAAACATCCCTTCTTATTCAGAAACCTTGCGGAGATCTTGGGAGACAGCAGCAGCAATCAGGAATTAAGGAAGCTCGTGGCAGGAATCCTCAGAAACCTTGCCATTGACAGAGACACAAGGCAGGAGATTGGACAAATGCAAATGCTCATTACCATGCTGATGAAGGCATTCCTCGATTCTAGCAGATCATTTAGTTCAAATGTTGATTGCTTGTTGCCAAAGGTCGCCGGGCAAGCACTGGTAATGCTGTCATCAGAAAATCCACATAACTGCTTCGTTATGTTGAAGGAACCAGATTTCATTAATAAACTAAAAAATATGATCCTAATCCATGAtgataaatacatatatgtggCAGTGAGTCTGTTGCGTAATATGTGCCTGCACGCTCAACCCGAGCTCACGGAATCAGACCTAAAGGAACTATCTCATACCTTGGGAGAG GTGTTGGAACGAATAATGGACGCTGAAGGGGCAGAACTAGAAATCCTCATTGGCCTTAGTTCACAGATATGCAAACTCATTCCTGAAGAATTTTCCCAAGAGCTAGAGCATGGACAGATTAAGCGGAGATTCATTAAGAGGCTAGTGGACACACTGAATGCAAACATGAACCCAAGTTCTCATTGCCCTGGGATCCGGAGGGTGGTACTTGAGCAATCCATATACATGATGGAGTACAATTCTCACTATGCCAATTGTTTCAATGAATACCAGATGATGGACGCACTGTCAATTGTAGAATTGACGCCCTCAAGGGCTGAGAATTACATGGTTTTCTTGGGTGACACAGGTTTCATGGAATGTAACACACCTCTCTCTGCCCTAGCGGACAGGGCAAAAGAACTGATGGGTCGTCAGTGGCTGCAAGGCATCAACAGTGccaactga
- the LOC9272496 gene encoding uncharacterized protein isoform X1, which produces MKADNDAAAEHRIQMPESGRQADMAAAAAPEKWLNRFVRSVALIERVGNALGTLAFTWATVILLGGYPTKLHSKDDFAFATIIVFLEAARMFTGPNNKSDYQLFFRTRGAFRSLGGNGLIVIVYFWGATLSIRASNLHYVPRIVLIITVMVLLVVGQILFRLGRKPRTCNWWPRRAISLWSPVVAILLLAFAVLRYYDGAIIMWMAYGVLVVAVILATVGRLRFPIIINLVHSALGSRHVFWRRIFLNSCMLAAIVMPLFVDDPDLRKAMVAVDICAVPILSLGNFQIPAALVRVMLAGLRLGEESYNGEGDTANLFTSLQIFYGMVFAQGLLYVFAGMVEFLFSFITRRSLVRHGGLTGQWGVESVDLYYEYAFSKYMKGGLFAPERISLSNFAIDSLNSDLSKNQLYGVWMMHIFLQRHPTREQLLEKLNTSAQTMARLISMLDWTRRNEHPTIRLYAAKVVAELAKSLRVVIVPGAMQLVSTLLDTDGKPEKGHPLLDADDYQDPFVDTTVKQEKRQDATGHHQGKTQETLGDTDRLLETPNRSTRTNAQTSILRCWRKISAYWSIPKEQPLTDNDLLPALGMSIVYNLVGCDQNNLLEIDRVTDLIPKITGFTSFRSAIMNSESQQKVLLKSSLKVLQRLTRIEGEIGITLRYKISKHPFLFRNLAEILGDSSSNQELRKLVAGILRNLAIDRDTRQEIGQMQMLITMLMKAFLDSSRSFSSNVDCLLPKVAGQALVMLSSENPHNCFVMLKEPDFINKLKNMILIHDDKYIYVAVSLLRNMCLHAQPELTESDLKELSHTLGEVLERIMDAEGAELEILIGLSSQICKLIPEEFSQELEHGQIKRRFIKRLVDTLNANMNPSSHCPGIRRVVLEQSIYMMEYNSHYANCFNEYQMMDALSIVELTPSRAENYMVFLGDTGFMECNTPLSALADRAKELMGRQWLQGINSAN; this is translated from the exons ATGAAGGCCGATAACGACGCTGCCGCCGAGCACCGCATCCAGATGCCGGAGTCAGGACGACAGGCGGAtatggcggccgccgccgcgccggaaaAATGGCTGAATCGCTTTGTTCGCTCGGTGGCGCTGATCGAGAGGGTGGGCAATGCGCTCGGCACGCTGGCCTTCACCTGGGCTACCGTCATCCTCCTCGGCGGCTACCCCACCAAGCTCCACTCTAAGGATGACTTTGCGTTCGCAACAATCATCGTATTCCTTGAAGCCGCAAG GATGTTCACCGGCCCCAACAACAAATCCGATTACCAATTGTTCTTCCGGACAAGAGGTGCTTTCAGATCCCTTGGCGGCAACGGACTGATCGTGATCGTATACTTTTGGGGTGCAACGCTGAGCATTCGTGCTTCGAACTTGCATTACGTGCCACGTATAGTGCTTATAATCACGGTAATGGTTCTACTTGTTGTTGGCCAGATTCTATTTCGATTAGGTCGAAAACCACGTACCTGTAACTGGTGGCCACGCCGTGCGATCTCCCTATGGAGCCCCGTGGTGGCTATCCTGTTGCTGGCTTTCGCAGTGCTTCGATATTATGATGGTGCAATAATCATGTGGATGGCGTATGGAGTTCTAGTTGTGGCTGTGATCCTAGCAACAGTAGGCAGGCTGCGGTTCCCAATCATCATCAACCTTGTACACAGTGCACTGGGCAGCAGACACGTATTTTGGCGTCGGATTTTTCTAAACTCGTGTATGCTTGCTGCAATAGTGATGCCGCTTTTCGTGGATGATCCAGACCTTCGAAAGGCGATGGTCGCGGTCGATATATGTGCTGTGCCAATACTGTCACTTGGCAACTTCCAGATTCCAGCAGCACTCGTGCGTGTCATGCTCGCGGGTTTGCGCCTTGGTGAAGAGAGCTATAACGGTGAAGGTGACACAGCAAACCTTTTCACATCTCTACAAATCTTCTATGGAATGGTGTTTGCCCAAGGACTGCTTTACGTTTTTGCCGGCATGGTGGAGTTTCTCTTCTCGTTCATCACTCGGAGATCCCTCGTCCGCCATGGTGGACTTACAGGTCAGTGGGGGGTGGAATCTGTCGATCTGTACTACGAATACGCCTTCAGCAAATACATGAAAGGAGGCCTGTTTGCTCCAGAGAGGATCAGCCTCAGTAACTTCGCCATTGATTCTCTGAATTCTGACCTGTCCAAGAATCAGCTATACGGGGTCTGGATGATGCACATTTTTCTGCAAAGACACCCAACAAGGGAACAACTCCTGGAGAAGCTCAACACTTCAGCGCAGACAATGGCCAGGTTGATCAGCATGTTGGACTGGACAAGGAGAAACGAACATCCAACTATCAGGTTGTATGCTGCGAAGGTTGTTGCAGAGCTCGCAAAGAGCCTTCGAGTTGTAATCGTCCCTGGGGCGATGCAGCTAGTATCTACGCTTCTGGATACTGATGGCAAACCGGAAAAAGGACACCCACTTCTGGATGCAGATGATTACCAAGATCCTTTTGTTGATACAACAGTAAAACAAGAGAAAAGACAGGATGCAACTGGCCATCACCAAGGCAAAACACAAGAGACACTTGGGGACACTGATAGGCTGTTGGAAACACCGAACAGATCAACACGCACCAACGCCCAAACATCCATATTACGATGTTGGCGGAAAATATCAGCATACTGGTCAATTCCCAAGGAGCAGCCGTTGACAGACAACGATCTTCTCCCTGCATTGGGCATGTCAATAGTTTACAACCTTGTTGGTTGTGATCAAAATAACCTTTTGGAAATCGATAGAGTAACTGACCTGATCCCTAAAATCACTGGATTCACAAGCTTCAGAAGTGCAATCATGAATTCTGAATCACAACAGAAGGTTCTCTTAAAGTCATCACTGAAGGTGCTGCAGAGACTCACAAGAATTGAAGGGGAAATTGGCATAACGCTGCGGTACAAGATATCAAAACATCCCTTCTTATTCAGAAACCTTGCGGAGATCTTGGGAGACAGCAGCAGCAATCAGGAATTAAGGAAGCTCGTGGCAGGAATCCTCAGAAACCTTGCCATTGACAGAGACACAAGGCAGGAGATTGGACAAATGCAAATGCTCATTACCATGCTGATGAAGGCATTCCTCGATTCTAGCAGATCATTTAGTTCAAATGTTGATTGCTTGTTGCCAAAGGTCGCCGGGCAAGCACTGGTAATGCTGTCATCAGAAAATCCACATAACTGCTTCGTTATGTTGAAGGAACCAGATTTCATTAATAAACTAAAAAATATGATCCTAATCCATGAtgataaatacatatatgtggCAGTGAGTCTGTTGCGTAATATGTGCCTGCACGCTCAACCCGAGCTCACGGAATCAGACCTAAAGGAACTATCTCATACCTTGGGAGAG GTGTTGGAACGAATAATGGACGCTGAAGGGGCAGAACTAGAAATCCTCATTGGCCTTAGTTCACAGATATGCAAACTCATTCCTGAAGAATTTTCCCAAGAGCTAGAGCATGGACAGATTAAGCGGAGATTCATTAAGAGGCTAGTGGACACACTGAATGCAAACATGAACCCAAGTTCTCATTGCCCTGGGATCCGGAGGGTGGTACTTGAGCAATCCATATACATGATGGAGTACAATTCTCACTATGCCAATTGTTTCAATGAATACCAGATGATGGACGCACTGTCAATTGTAGAATTGACGCCCTCAAGGGCTGAGAATTACATGGTTTTCTTGGGTGACACAGGTTTCATGGAATGTAACACACCTCTCTCTGCCCTAGCGGACAGGGCAAAAGAACTGATGGGTCGTCAGTGGCTGCAAGGCATCAACAGTGccaactga